GTCCCGGAAGCAGGCCGCGGGGTGCTCGACGCCGGCGGCCCGGCCCTGCACAACGCGGAGTACCTCCAGCGGAAGGAGGAGCTCCAGGCGCGGCGGAGCATCACCGTCGTCGGGAGCGGACAGAGCGCCGCCGAGGTGTATCTGGACCTTCTACAGGAGATCGACGTGCATGATTACCAGCTCAGCTGGGTGACGCGCAGCGGCCGCTTCTTCCCGCTCGAATACACCAAACTGACCCTGGAGATGACGTCCCCCGAGTACGTCGACTACTTCCACGGACTGCCCGCGGAGCAGCGCGACCACCTGATCGCGCACCAGAAGAACCTCTACAAGGGCATCGACTCGGAGCTCATCAACGAGATCTACGACCTGCTCTATGCGAAGAGCCTGAACGGCATGGTGGACACCCGGCTCTTCACCCACTCCGAGCTGCTGGACGCTGCGTGGGACGCGGACGCCGGCACCCACACGCTCACCTTCCGCCACGCCGAACAGGGCGGGGAGTTCACGCTCGAGTCCGAGGCCGTGGTCTTCGCGACGGGGTACTCCTACCAGGAACCGGCGTTCCTGACGGGCATCGCGGACCGGATCCGGCGCGACGAGCTCGGACGCTTCGACGTGGACCGGCAGTACGGCATCGGCGTCGAGCCGGGGGAGATCTTCGTCCAGAACGCCGAGCTGCACACCCACGGCTTCGTCACCCCGGACCTCGGCATGGCCGCGTACCGCAACTCGTGCATCCTGCGGGAGATCCTCGGCACTGAGGTGTACCCGGTGGAGCGGAGCATCGCCTTCCAGCACTTCGGCGTCCCGGCGGCGGAGCGTGTGGAAGCGGCGGAGCGCGCGGAGTCTGCGGAAGCCAGCGAGCCCACCGAGTCCCTGGCGGTGACGGCATGAACCACGCCTTCCGCCCCGTCGACCCCGCCGCCGACGCGGAGCTGCTGCATGGCTGGGTCACGCAGCCCTACGCCCGGTTCTGGGGGATGCTCGCGGCGTCCGTCGAGGACGTGCGGGAGGAGTACGACGGCCTGGCCGCGACCGGTCATCACGAGGCGTTCCTGGGTCTCCGGGACGGCGTTCCGGAATTCCTGGTCGAGCGGTACCGGCCGGCCGAATCGCCGCTCAACGCGGTCTACCAGGTGCAG
The nucleotide sequence above comes from Arthrobacter woluwensis. Encoded proteins:
- a CDS encoding lysine N(6)-hydroxylase/L-ornithine N(5)-oxygenase family protein yields the protein MTITENTADGRIHDMVGIGLGPFNLGLAALSEPLDGLDHLFLERRESFDWHPGMMLEPAHLQVPFMADLVTLADPTSPYSFLNFLKQTGRLYRFYIRENFYPLRAEFNQYCQWVAGQLDSIRFSTDVLNTSYDDGVYTLTVQGPQGTEQVRTRRLVLGTGTTPGVPEAGRGVLDAGGPALHNAEYLQRKEELQARRSITVVGSGQSAAEVYLDLLQEIDVHDYQLSWVTRSGRFFPLEYTKLTLEMTSPEYVDYFHGLPAEQRDHLIAHQKNLYKGIDSELINEIYDLLYAKSLNGMVDTRLFTHSELLDAAWDADAGTHTLTFRHAEQGGEFTLESEAVVFATGYSYQEPAFLTGIADRIRRDELGRFDVDRQYGIGVEPGEIFVQNAELHTHGFVTPDLGMAAYRNSCILREILGTEVYPVERSIAFQHFGVPAAERVEAAERAESAEASEPTESLAVTA